Proteins encoded in a region of the Anopheles ziemanni chromosome 2, idAnoZiCoDA_A2_x.2, whole genome shotgun sequence genome:
- the LOC131282963 gene encoding peptidyl-prolyl cis-trans isomerase sig-7 produces the protein MSVVIETTLGDITVDLFLKERPMASLNFVKLCKMKYYNFNLFHTIQQDFIAQTGDPTGAGDGGMSVWGILEGAHKRYFEGEAVPKIKHSEPGLLSMVNAGEHLIGSQFFFTLGADLTSLDGRHTVIGEVTEGHEVLRKLNEVICDDRHRPYKDVRITHTVVLDDPFEDPRGFREPSRSPSPSAERLQGGRIAADEDIDDLDGKTEQEIAEMIADREAKARATILEIVGDIPDADIAPPENVLFVCKLNPVTTDDDLQIIFSRFGKIKGCEVIRDKVTGDSLQYAFIEFENQKSCEDAYFKMDNVLIDDRRIHVDFSQSVSKVKWRGKGRGIEFEDGADKRSFRDYDRKKQSNKNGGPKAGKVSPRKERVRSRSPSAKRRSRSDSRSRSKSGSRSRSRSRSRSRSAKRSNASRRQRSRSPLQNRDRDRERGRQKGSPRRNPVENQRARKPSLTNRNSAYLEQRNGRDIRINQGKVDYKNRPYPVTFIQRNTPKDKQAARGGRSGGGGAKRPDPPPRRRSRSRSRDRRPRRSRSRSRSRDRRQSPARYRKQRSSSRDGPSRRRNYSEDRGGVIEQRSVKGSQKHESMKSPAAKSSREPERNLKPAAKRRSSSKDSSDESRRKKKKRSPSTSSSGSSDGTDSSGSSNSSGERESRKRKKKSSKKKSKSSNKSRKRKGSISSDEGRQRKKKSKSKKKKKKH, from the coding sequence ATGTCGGTCGTCATCGAAACCACTCTTGGCGACATTACGGTCGATCTGTTTCTCAAGGAACGTCCGATGGCTTCGCTAAACTTCGTCAAgctatgcaaaatgaagtaCTACAACTTCAATCTGTTCCACACGATTCAGCAGGATTTCATCGCTCAAACCGGTGATCCGACCGGTGCCGGTGACGGTGGCATGTCCGTGTGGGGCATACTGGAAGGTGCACACAAGCGGTACTTCGAAGGCGAAGCCGTGCCGAAGATAAAACATTCCGAGCCCGGTCTGCTTTCGATGGTAAACGCTGGCGAGCATCTAATTGGGTCGCAATTCTTCTTTACCCTCGGTGCCGATCTTACCTCGCTGGATGGCAGACACACGGTCATTGGTGAGGTAACCGAAGGTCACGAAGTGCTCCGTAAGCTGAACGAAGTGATTTGCGATGACCGCCATCGACCGTACAAGGACGTACGCATTACGCACACGGTCGTGCTGGACGATCCTTTCGAGGATCCGAGAGGATTCCGTGAGCCTAGTCGTTCGCCATCGCCGTCCGCCGAGCGGTTGCAGGGTGGGCGTATCGCCGCAGACGAAGACATCGACGATCTGGATGGAAAGACGGAGCAGGAAATTGCAGAAATGATTGCAGACCGGGAGGCAAAAGCGCGCGCAACCATCCTGGAGATTGTTGGCGACATTCCGGACGCGGACATTGCTCCACCGGAGAACGTACTGTTCGTGTGCAAGCTGAACCCGGTCACGACCGACGATGATTTGCAGATTATCTTCAGTAGGTTTGGCAAGATCAAGGGTTGTGAGGTGATCCGCGATAAGGTGACGGGTGACTCGCTGCAGTACGCTTTTATCGAGTTCGAGAACCAGAAGTCATGCGAGGACGCTTACTTCAAGATGGACAACGTGCTCATCGATGACCGGCGTATTCACGTGGACTTTTCGCAGTCAGTGTCGAAGGTGAAGTGGCGCGGCAAGGGTCGCGGCATCGAATTTGAGGACGGTGCCGATAAGCGATCATTTCGGGACTATGATAGAAAAAAGCAATCGAACAAGAACGGCGGTCCCAAGGCGGGGAAAGTCTCTCCACGGAAAGAACGAGTACGTTCTCGGTCGCCATCGGCAAAGCGCCGTTCTCGGTCGGATTCCCGTTCACGTTCGAAGTCGGGCTCACGATCTCGATCTCGATCTCGATCCCGGTCGCGTTCAGCGAAACGATCTAATGCATCGCGAAGGCAACGCAGTAGGTCTCCGTTGCAGAATCGTGATAGAGATCGTGAAAGAGGACGCCAGAAAGGCTCACCCAGACGTAACCCAGTGGAAAACCAGCGTGCCCGGAAGCCTAGCTTGACCAATCGAAACTCTGCCTATCTGGAGCAGCGCAATGGAAGGGACATTCGCATTAATCAAGGGAAGGTCGACTACAAAAATCGTCCCTATCCTGTCACGTTCATTCAACGGAACACTCCCAAAGATAAGCAAGCAGCACGCGGTGGACgctcgggtggtggtggtgcgaaaCGACCCGATCCACCGCCACGCAGGCGTTCTAGGTCACGGTCTAGAGATCGACGCCCCAGACGCTCTAGAAGCAGGTCACGTTCCAGAGATCGTCGTCAAAGCCCCGCCCGGTACCGTAAGCAACGATCGAGTTCACGGGATGGGCCTTCGAGGCGCCGGAACTACTCTGAGGATCGCGGAGGCGTCATCGAACAGCGATCGGTAAAGGGAAGTCAGAAACATGAATCGATGAAATCACCCGCAGCTAAATCCAGTCGAGAGCCGGAACGGAACTTAAAGCCGGCAGCTAAACGTCGTTCGTCCAGCAAGGATTCATCCGACGAATCTagacgaaaaaagaagaaacgtaGTCCGTCTACGTCGTCGTCCGGCTCTTCGGACGGCACGGATTCATCCGGAAGCTCCAATTCGTCGGGCGAGAGAGAAAGCCGGAAACGAAAGAAGAAGTCCTCTAAAAAGAAGTCGAAAAGCAGTAACAAATCAAGGAAACGCAAGGGATCGATATCCTCGGACGAGGGAAGGCAGCGAAAGAAGAAATCCAagagcaagaaaaagaaaaagaagcattAA
- the LOC131292424 gene encoding RB-associated KRAB zinc finger protein-like, with the protein METTSELPSYYYLQPSKNIDGEDEEELFDSNGIHITSEYLNDVVAKSMSDRYTVVDDSPDGCSYKCNECNQMLHNTGHLVGHIVVHTGETPYVCSLCQRSFVNSTRLKLHLRVHCIQKPQPDLTVTRITKSPQTATVPTSISTTEGAEADQGGVSESERTFRCIECDKVFPKDELYRHMKQHLLEKNIFAQKPNTSDPAGNERFDQSLSLEQQQEECSGSIKVSSEVELVPIRKPDAIASKKKIVQNPILCGLLMRESNEPPPLNVPTVELDSPGEEEEDDCGKDPGLVEDINQLAEMVPSPEEVGLDSGGAGGFIISSVATVDQQFLESLAQMELQARTPELEELPMDDMLLENCGPNDSSGPKNTGSATVCGLCGKSFHEPFGLRQHMRIMHAETKPFKCPECKKTFAQERSMYIHLRVHISQRPFICIVCYKTFTRSTALNGHMSCHAHDTIKCLECGELVTNISNYAKHVETRHPNFPNFLDQIRTDRPEHERSKILRRILMSNMASNSGNEQPVETLLKVEPTAVD; encoded by the coding sequence ATGGAGACAACGTCAGAGCTTCCTTCGTACTACTATCTTCAACCATCTAAAAACATCGATGGGGAAGACGAAGAGGAGCTATTCGATTCAAATGGCATCCACATCACTTCCGAATATTTGAACGATGTTGTTGCCAAATCGATGTCCGATCGGTACACCGTTGTAGACGATTCCCCGGATGGTTGCTCGTACAAGTGCAACGAATGCAATCAAATGCTTCATAACACTGGCCACCTAGTTGGTCACATCGTGGTGCACACAGGAGAAACCCCGTACGTGTGCAGCCTATGTCAGCGCTCGTTTGTGAACTCCACCCGGCTTAAGCTGCACCTTCGGGTGCACTGTATTCAAAAGCCCCAGCCCGACCTCACTGTGACGAGGATTACAAAGAGTCCCCAAACGGCGACGGTTCCGACGAGCATCAGCACCACCGAAGGCGCAGAAGCTGACCAGGGCGGGGTATCCGAAAGTGAGCGAACGTTTCGGTGCATCGAATGTGACAAGGTTTTCCCCAAAGACGAACTATATAGGCATATGAAGCAGCATTTGTTGGAGAAGAAcatttttgcccaaaaaccaaacacctcCGACCCGGCGGGCAACGAGAGATTCGATCAAAGTTTGTCCCTCGAACAACAGCAGGAAGAATGCAGCGGTTCTATTAAGGTATCATCCGAAGTGGAATTGGTTCCAATTAGAAAGCCAGACGCAATCGCtagcaagaaaaaaattgtCCAAAACCCAATCCTTTGTGGATTATTGATGAGGGAAAGCAATGAACCTCCACCGTTAAATGTGCCTACGGTGGAATTAGATTCACCGGGCGAAGAAGAGGAAGATGATTGCGGCAAGGATCCAGGACTGGTGGAAGATATTAATCAACTCGCGGAAATGGTGCCATCCCCGGAAGAAGTAGGTCTAGATAGTGGAGGAGCTGGTGGATTCATCATCAGTTCGGTCGCGACCGTTGATCAACAGTTTTTGGAAAGCCTGGCCCAAATGGAACTCCAAGCTCGCACCCCGGAACTAGAAGAGCTTCCGATGGACGACATGTTGCTGGAAAACTGCGGGCCGAACGACTCGAGCGGTCCGAAAAATACCGGCTCTGCCACGGTGTGTGGACTCTGTGGAAAATCGTTTCACGAACCGTTCGGTCTCCGTCAGCATATGCGCATAATGCACGCCGAAACGAAGCCCTTCAAATGCCCGGAATGCAAGAAAACCTTTGCCCAAGAGAGAAGCATGTACATTCATCTACGGGTGCACATTAGCCAGCGGCCATTCATTTGCATCGTGTGCTATAAAACGTTCACACGCTCCacagcccttaacgggcacaTGTCATGCCACGCGCACGATACGATCAAATGTCTCGAATGTGGGGAACTGGTGACGAACATTAGCAACTAcgcgaagcacgttgaaaccAGGCATCCCAACTTTCCGAACTTCCTTGATCAAATCCGAACGGATCGGCCCGAACACGAGCGGTCCAAAATTTTGCGACGGATTTTAATGAGCAACATGGCGTCCAACTCTGGCAATGAGCAACCGGTCGAAACATTGCTAAAAGTGGAACCAACTGCCGTAGATTGA
- the LOC131281208 gene encoding ras-interacting protein RIP3-like — protein MVKHFLVITDGSKQQLRLGFKCRTCGLTFNKTMQLLGHIRLHFEDEHTCRDCGKYFFDPNKLQIHIKAKHTIATVVKCQLGCDSFRVPSYKSLQMHYERYHCVKIRMRELRKMDDAIRNGGTVMTQLVSLKPKRKRVHTPVEVRGPPSSGEESQESVEAAGTGDSTSEPMEMASVLKEIDEEDDVEEEIELQQGLISFEQPEDERVYDDMQCCVCGAIFGNELQLEMHENSHTTPFECSFCSMAFADLDEIRVHYQNKHQVAGKTPQFVITNAPQPQVQHGSWHQILQSPQQWQQQQHPQQIQHQHQQQQQQQQQQQQQQQQHQQIQHCTPTAQFIPNAANGAMTTMYVMQNGMLIPVHAIDSAQLAAVNPYQQTTAATLTPITQNTQIAWPITATPITTNQHHLHQAQQILPPVQNQIEIIPLHSSPQAGTSNTGSPHGIITAIAPQHQHLQQVHHAQPQQTTLAPIHISLKDASGNVISGGTAGGGAAGGFVINSIAAIDPSYLKQIDPVIHQQQQQQQQQQQQQQQQQQQQQQQQQQQQQQQQQQQQQQQQMQHQQIQHQLQQQQPHQQLQ, from the exons ATGGTGAAGCACTTCCTGGTCATCACGGACGGTTCGAAGCAGCAGCTGCGGCTTGGCTTCAAGTGCCGAACGTGCGGACTAACGTTCAACAAAACGATGCAACTGCTGGGACACATTCGGTTGCACTTCGAAGACGAGCATACGTGTCGGGACTGTGGCAAGTACTTTTTCGATCCGAACAAACTTCAGATACACATCAA GGCAAAGCACACAATAGCGACCGTGGTCAAGTGCCAACTCGGATGCGATTCGTTCCGCGTTCCGAGCTACAAATCGTTGCAGATGCACTACGAGCGTTACCATTGTGTAAAGATTCGGATGCGTGAGTTACGCAAAATGGACGATGCAATTCGCAACGGGGGAACGGTGATGACGCAGCTTGTCAGCCTTAAACCAAAACGAAAGCGCGTTCATACTCCGGTCGAAGTACGTGGCCCTCCATCGAGCGGTGAAGAGTCGCAAGAGTCTGTCGAGGCGGCAGGTACGGGCGATAGTACGTCTGAGCCAATGGAAATGGCTTCCGTGCTGAAGGAAATCGATGAAGAAGACGATGTGGAGGAAGAAATTGAACTGCAGCAGGGTTTGATCAGCTTCGAGCAGCCGGAAGACGAGCGTGTTTACGACGATATGCAGTGCTGCGTGTGTGGAGCAATATTTGGAAACGAACTGCAGCTAGAGATGCACGAAAACTCGCACACCACACCGTTTGAGTGTAGCTTCTGTAGTATGGCGTTCGCCGACCTGGACGAAATTCGTGTGCACTATCAGAACAAACATCAGGTTGCGGGAAAGACGCCCCAGTTCGTTATTACGAACGCCCCTCAGCCGCAGGTACAGCACGGATCGTGGCATCAGATCCTTCAAAGCCCGCAGCAatggcaacagcaacagcatccaCAACAGATTCAgcatcagcaccagcagcaacaacaacaacaacaacaacagcaacagcagcagcagcagcaccaacagaTACAGCACTGCACCCCAACAGCACAGTTTATTCCGAACGCGGCAAACGGTGCCATGACCACCATGTATGTGATGCAAAACGGAATGCTTATTCCGGTGCACGCAATCGACAGTGCGCAACTGGCGGCCGTCAATCCGTATCAGCAAACCACGGCGGCAACCTTAACACCGATCACACAGAACACACAAATTGCCTGGCCCATCACGGCTACCCCCATCACGACAAATCAGCACCATTTGCACCAGGCGCAGCAGATCCTGCCACCCGTGCAGAATCAGATCGAAATCATTCCGCTTCATTCCAGTCCTCAGGCTGGTACGTCCAACACGGGTTCGCCCCACGGAATAATTACGGCGATCGCCCCTCAGCACCAGCATCTGCAGCAGGTTCATCATGCACAGCCCCAGCAAACAACACTCGCCCCAATACATATTAGCCTTAAGGATGCCAGCGGGAACGTTATCTCCGGTGGGACGGCTGGCGGTGGTGCGGCCGGCGGTTTCGTTATCAATTCGATCGCCGCAATCGATCCCAGCTATCTGAAGCAAATCGATCCAGTAAttcaccagcaacaacagcaacagcagcaacaacagcagcagcagcagcaacaacaacaacaacaacaacaacagcagcagcagcagcagcagcagcagcagcagcagcagcagcagcagcagcaaatgcaGCATCAACAAATTCAGCACCAattacagcaacagcaaccgcACCAACAACTGCAGTAA
- the LOC131281407 gene encoding clavesin-2-like produces MSDICDFEWSNNRYRHNLTISELKLGFNRNEPTDRSRALIALKELIGASRDYALKDKSCFQDDEFLFRFLYARKFNVNEAFQLVINYHAYRQRNAALLQRLSVLDETIQIALRDGFPGVLPNRDRRGRKVLVFFTANWDYASYSLVTVYRAMLLTIEKLLEDKQNQANGFIAIVDWTNFTFRQSSNLNPKVLKLMIEGLQDCFPVRFKAIHFIGQPWYVEAALAVIRPFLKEKTRARIKLHGSNLSTLHDCVARDILPTELGGEGPTFNPLNWYHELLESSQTVTKPAPSYCLSQTQIYTKTPAQFAPCRMGDLSPAQSPSPSPPSSLSSANGAEFLKAATKAAAVKIGVLTAKANDPATNTLLGVTTGNAGSVCDL; encoded by the exons ATGTCCGATATTTGTGACTTCGAGTGGTCCAACAATCGGTACCGGCACAATCTGACCATTTCCGAGCTCAAGCTCGGCTTCAACCGGAacgaaccgaccgaccgaagcCGCGCCCTGATCGCCCTGAAGGAGCTGATCGGGGCGAGCCGGGACTACGCGTTGAAGGATAAATCCTGCTTCCAGGACGACGAGTTCCTGTTTCGCTTTCTGTACGCGCGGAAGTTCAACGTCAACGAGGCGTTCCAGCTGGTCATCAACTATCACGCGTACCGGCAGCGGAATGCGGCGCTCCTGCAGCGCCTCTCGGTGCTGGACGAAACGATACAGATCGCGCTGCGGGACGGATTTCCGGGCGTGCTACCGAACCGTGACCGGCGCGGACGAAAGGTGCTGGTGTTCTTCACGGCCAACTGGGACTACGCCTCCTACTCGCTAGTCACCGTGTACCGGGCGATGCTGCTGACGATCGAGAAGCTGCTGGAGGACAAACAGAACCAGGCGAACGGTTTCATCGCCATCGTCGACTGGACCAACTTCACCTTCCGCCAGTCGTCCAACCTCAACCCGAAGGTACTGAAGCTGATGATCGAGGGACTTCAG GACTGCTTCCCGGTCCGGTTCAAGGCGATCCACTTCATCGGTCAACCGTGGTACGTGGAGGCGGCGCTCGCCGTCATTCGGCCATTCCTAAAGGAGAAAACGCGCGCTCGAATAAAACTGCACGGCAGCAACCTGTCAACGCTGCACGACTGTGTCGCACGGGACATCCTACCGACGGAGCTGGGCGGCGAGGGGCCGACATTCAACCCGCTCAACTGGTACCACGAGCTGCTCGAGTCGAGCCAAACCGTCACCAAGCCGGCACCGTCCTACTGTCTCAGCCAAACGCAAATCTACACCAAAACGCCGGCACAGTTCGCACCGTGCCGGATGGGCGATCTGTCGCCCGCTCAGTCACCCTCGCCCTCGCCACCGTCCTCGCTCTCGTCGGCGAACGGGGCCGAGTTCCTGAAGGCGGCGACCAAGGCGGCCGCCGTCAAGATCGGCGTCCTGACGGCCAAAGCGAACGATCCCGCCACCAATACGCTGCTGGGCGTTACGACGGGCAACGCCGGGTCGGTGTGTGATTTGTGA
- the LOC131281285 gene encoding WD repeat domain-containing protein 83 produces MDIVAKRSINCEQGAVRAVRYNVDGSYCLSCGSDKKIKLWNPRTGLLLKTYGGHADEVMDAAGSCESSYIVSASLDKSVIYWDVSTGLPVRRLRGHAGGVTCIRFNEESSIVVSGSKDNTVACWDIRTRKLEAIQTMREAKDCISALVVSEHKIISSSLDGSIRQYDIRAGELVCDTIGVPITHLVQTRDGQCLLAACSDGRIRLIDNDSGEMLSEYKGHRVDDFHIECGIICSDTKIISGSAEGSAVVWDLLEGTEVKRLRIGSEVVHSLAPHPTGSDILFARKRHIDVWGLPEEESEDIIE; encoded by the exons ATGGATATAGTGGCCAAACGAAGCATAAATTGTGAACAGGGAGCGGTACGAGCAGTGCGCTACAATG tcgATGGTTCATACTGTTTGTCCTGTGGCTcggataagaaaataaaactttggaaCCCGCGTACCGGCCTGTTGCTAAAAACGTACGGCGGACACGCTGATGAGGTGATGGATGCGGCCGGGAGTTGTGAAAGTAGTTACATCGTATCTGCCTCGCTCGACAAGAGCGTTATCTACTGGGATGTGTCGACAGGGTTGCCGGTGCGTCGTTTAAGGGGCCATGCTGGTGGTGTAACCTGCATTCGATTTAACGAAGAATCATCCATTGTCGTATCCGGCTCGAAAGACAACACGGTGGCCTGCTGGGATATCCGTACTCGTAAACTGGAGGCCATTCAGACGATGCGCGAGGCAAAGGATTGCATCAGTGCGCTGGTGGTGAGCGAACATAAGATTATTTCCAGTTCCTTGGACGGGTCCATCCGGCAATACGACATTCGGGCAGGAGAACTAGTCTGCGATACCATCGGTGTACCTATCACTCACCTCGTGCAGACGCGGGATGGCCAGTGTCTGTTGGCGGCCTGTTCCGATGGTAGAATAAGACTGATTGACAATGATTCGGGTGAAATGTTGTCCGAGTACAAGGGACACCGGGTGGACGATTTCCACATCGAGTGTGGCATTATTTGTAGCGATACTAAAATTATATCTGGATCGGCGGAAGGATCAGCGGTTGTTTGGGATCTCCTCGAAGGTACGGAAGTAAAACGGTTGCGCATAGGAAGCGAGGTGGTTCATTCTCTAGCGCCACATCCCACAGGAAGTGATATTTTGTTCGCCAGAAAACGGCACATAGATGTATGGGGTTTACCGGAAGAAGAATCGGAGGATATAATAGAATAA
- the LOC131294907 gene encoding menin has protein sequence MTEFCDDVIKLFPLRAIPDVIKLFRQQLNNREEEPDLTLLSIVTGLIEHSLTTKVLESTSSSSTSANNNNIHNNNNNVEGGKSSAGAAGADPSGNFPIIKYDTVEGLYKRFKTVLAPIEKLLVKNTTDSKFANREIIKKVSDIIWNSLLRSSYKDRAHLQSLYSYLCGNKLDCFGVAFAVVAGCQMLGYRDVHLAISEDHVWVVFGKTGDETIEVTWHGKGAEDKRGQSVAPGVESQTWLYVAGNPVVCNRYMEVAAIVSAINPSLTATSACLEVADLQQQLLWLLYDMGHLKKYPMALGCLGELEEVEPTVGRKSCEELYNESVRSAQTYYRNHHVYPYTYQGGYYYRKNMYREAFASWADSSDVIRLYNYSRDDEEIYKEFLDIANELIPQVMKLESSGHSAKSILRDSTCFANLLRFYDGICKWEECSQTPILHIGWAKPLVATIAKFDHDIRSQVIIKCADQEPQAQHHHQHENGKNGSAEPEKSAQAHNNNNNVVKADTNVRNGSNGSVAKGDSNSSSMATALPKSLEAIVGKCGEKLLNPEFLLQGGGQPFTSEESTPSSDGDSNLVSASIGADLLLGSGNGNGDAEAVKLEKEKPPAKDKEDPDVDLEPKRPIIMLYSQKMKGLKDLLLTEKLNTNAISLQITAQSQVQVGGKKLRGSQLAQGVASLSGASGSLMSSDGSEGNTRPKRARRE, from the exons ATGACGGAATTCTGCGACGACGTTATCAAGCTATTCCCGCTTCGAGCAATACCGGACGTCATTAAACTGTTCCGGCAGCAGCTGAATAATCGCGAGGAGGAACCAGATCTAACGCTCCTGTCGATCGTGACCGGATTGATTGAACATTCGTTGACCACAAAGGTTCTGGAATCGACCTCGTCGTCCTCAACGTccgcgaacaacaacaacatccacaataacaacaataatGTGGAAGGTGGCAAAAGTTCAGCcggtgctgctggtgcagATCCATCCGGAAACTTTCCGATCATCAAATACGACACCGTCGAAGGACTCTACAAGCGGTTTAAAACCGTTCTGGCACCGATCGAGAAGCTGCTGGTGAAAAACACGACCGACTCGAAGTTCGCCAACCGGGAGATCATCAAGAAGGTGTCCGATATCATCTGGAACTCGCTGCTTCGCAGCTCGTACAAGGACCGGGCCCATCTGCAAAGCCTGTACAGCTACCTGTGCGGGAACAAGCTCGACTGCTTCGGAGTGGCGTTCGCGGTCGTGGCCGGATGTCAGATGCTAGGCTATCGGGATGTTCATTTAGCTATCTCGGAAGACCACGTGTGGGTTGTGTTCGGGAAGACTGGCGATGAAACGATCGAAGTGACCTGGCACGGTAAGGGGGCGGAGGATAAGCGCGGTCAATCTGTCGCACCAGGCGTCGAGTCGCAAACGTGGCTGTACGTCGCTGGCAATCCGGTCGTTTGTAACCGCTACATGGAGGTGGCGGCCATTGTATCGGCGATAAATCCATCGCTTACGGCAACGAGCGCGTGCCTGGAGGTGGCAGACCTGCAACAGCAGCTGCTATGGCTGTTGTACGATATGGGACATCTGAAGAAGTACCCAATGGCGCTCGGGTGCTTGGGAGAGCTGGAGGAGGTGGAACCGACGGTGGGTAGGAAAAGCTGCGAAGAGCTGTACAACGAGTCGGTACGGTCGGCTCAAACGTATTATCGGAATCATCACGTCTATCCGTACACGTACCAGGGTGGGTACTACTATCGGAAGAATATGTACAGAGAAGCGTTTGCTTCATGGGCGGACAGCAGCGACGTCATACGATT GTACAATTACTCTCGCGATGACGAGGAAATCTACAAGGAATTTCTCGATATCGCCAATGAGCTGATCCCGCAGGTGATGAAGCTGGAAAGCTCCGGACACTCGGCGAAAAGTATTTTACGTGACTCGACCTGCTTCGCTAACCTGTTGCGTTTCTACGACGGCATCTGCAAGTGGGAAGAATGCAGCCAGACGCCAATCTTGCACATTGGTTGGGCCAAACCGCTGGTAGCTACGATCGCAAAGTTCGATCATGACATACGCTCGCAGGTTATTATCAAGTGTGCCGACCAGGAACCGCAGGCTcagcaccaccatcagcacgAGAACGGCAAGAACGGATCGGCAGAACCAGAGAAAAGTGCTCAGgctcacaacaacaacaacaatgtaGTGAAGGCCGACACAAACGTTAGAAATGGTAGCAATGGAAGCGTTGCCAAGGGCGACAGCAATAGTTCGTCGATGGCGACTGCGTTACCGAAGTCGCTCGAGGCAATCGTTGGAAAATGCGGCGAGAAGCTGCTCAATCCCGAGTTTCTGCTGCAAGGCGGGGGGCAGCCATTCACTTCGGAAGAAAGCACACCCTCGTCCGATGGCGACAGCAATCTGGTAAGTGCATCCATCGGAGCTGATTTGCTGTTGGGAAGCGGCAATGGCAACGGCGATGCGGAGGCAGTCAagctagaaaaagaaaaaccgcccGCGAAGGACAAGGAAGATCCGGATGTCGATCTCGAACCGAAACGGCCCATCATTATGCTGTACAGTCAAAAGATGAAAGGCCTGAAGGATCTGCTGCTGACAGAGAAACTGAACACAAACGCTATATCGTTGCAGATTACGGCCCAGAGTCAGGTGCAGGTAGGTGGGAAAAAGTTGCGCGG